Proteins encoded together in one Thermodesulforhabdus norvegica window:
- a CDS encoding YfiR family protein, producing the protein MKLQTLLTLIAFCTVFLLTDVSSDQNSPAYDSGISEERLKAAFVYNFLKFTEWPSRSDEEDTLLLCTSAPPAMTESLKDLEGRKIGKRTVKVLELEKAGNDRICHALFIDDSSNNAMVPSLLHKFRNDPVLTIGDRPDFCRMGGIIQLFREGNKLRFNINLRQARKSGIKISSRLLKLARRVIE; encoded by the coding sequence ATGAAGTTGCAAACTCTACTTACCCTGATCGCCTTCTGTACGGTCTTTCTGTTAACGGATGTATCCTCCGATCAGAATTCTCCGGCATATGATTCGGGAATCTCCGAAGAAAGGCTTAAAGCCGCTTTTGTTTACAACTTCCTCAAATTCACCGAATGGCCGTCGAGATCTGACGAAGAAGATACCCTTCTTCTGTGCACCTCCGCCCCTCCAGCCATGACAGAAAGCCTAAAGGACCTTGAGGGCAGGAAAATCGGTAAGAGAACCGTAAAAGTTTTAGAACTCGAGAAAGCAGGTAACGATAGAATTTGCCATGCCCTGTTTATTGATGATAGTTCAAATAATGCAATGGTCCCTTCGCTTTTGCATAAGTTCCGCAATGATCCCGTTCTAACCATAGGCGACAGGCCCGACTTTTGCCGGATGGGGGGCATTATCCAGCTTTTTCGGGAAGGGAATAAACTCCGATTTAACATAAATCTGCGTCAGGCCAGGAAGTCCGGAATCAAGATCAGCTCCAGGCTGTTAAAACTGGCCCGACGAGTTATAGAATAG
- a CDS encoding TonB-dependent receptor plug domain-containing protein → MKIKIKNKNFVSRPVLLIALMFFLKISLSATPSVALDLTTLSLEELMNIEISSVTKRTQKVKDAPGAVYVITAEDIRRSGVTTVADLFRMVPGVHVAKIDAQAYAVSVRGFNDRFANKLLVLVDGRTVYNPLFSGVFWEYLDTILEDIERVEVIRGPGGSIWGANAVNGIINIITKKASDTQGLYASAAAGTKDREILSLRYGDSIGKDGAYRVYLKAREHDEGKKINGEKDVDDWREIMGGFRLDLRPSYGESIMFQGQVQHWKGDHLEITQNLAGPAFSCHICHSSTKVYDSVYFSGQWRRENSTGNAHQIRAFVQYEKSTGSAVMDWNNTVFDVEYQRELRWKERHWWTWGAGFRFYRTDTKGIHGYRLDPEANEWVILNAFLQDELALIPDKLTFVVGTKAEYHENVGIDLQPTGRLMWKINDKNRLWAAVSRAIRTPSRGELTGNTRVAFPGSRQSPEDIVLFKAYGNEDLDFEELLAFEAGYRSQFSERLTLDMAVFYNRYDNLSAVPEPENFTLTLDPVPHFEATTQIENIMNGEVYGLEVEANASLTDWWRLKAAYTFTKLFLHPEGEQNTLFWGEDFEKAWPSHILSLRSQWDLPANLELDLWMRYVSDLQAQDIPSYFTADLRLAWRPRPNLEVSLVGQNVFDPVHPEFGKCFVLPSPVGEVERSFFFRINWSF, encoded by the coding sequence ATGAAAATAAAAATCAAAAATAAAAACTTTGTGTCCCGCCCGGTTCTTTTAATTGCGCTAATGTTTTTCTTAAAGATCTCTTTATCGGCTACCCCCTCCGTAGCCCTGGATCTCACAACTCTTAGCCTCGAAGAACTTATGAATATAGAAATTTCATCCGTTACCAAAAGAACTCAGAAAGTGAAAGATGCTCCGGGGGCCGTCTATGTGATCACAGCCGAAGATATCCGAAGATCCGGAGTCACAACCGTTGCGGATCTCTTTCGGATGGTTCCCGGTGTTCACGTTGCCAAAATAGACGCCCAGGCCTACGCCGTTTCAGTACGGGGCTTCAACGATCGTTTTGCCAACAAACTTCTGGTACTTGTGGATGGAAGAACCGTTTACAACCCTCTTTTTTCCGGCGTTTTCTGGGAGTATCTGGATACCATACTGGAAGACATAGAGCGAGTTGAGGTAATCAGAGGGCCCGGCGGGAGCATCTGGGGAGCAAACGCCGTAAACGGCATTATAAACATCATAACGAAAAAGGCTTCCGATACACAGGGACTGTATGCGTCGGCAGCAGCGGGCACCAAGGATCGGGAGATCCTGTCCCTTCGATACGGGGATTCAATCGGCAAGGATGGAGCTTACCGCGTCTATCTGAAAGCCAGAGAGCACGACGAAGGGAAAAAGATCAACGGAGAAAAGGATGTTGACGACTGGCGAGAAATCATGGGCGGTTTTCGACTGGATCTGAGGCCGTCCTACGGAGAATCTATTATGTTCCAGGGGCAAGTACAGCATTGGAAGGGAGATCATCTGGAAATTACCCAGAACCTGGCCGGCCCTGCCTTTAGCTGTCACATCTGCCATTCTTCTACAAAGGTGTACGACTCGGTTTACTTTTCAGGTCAATGGCGTCGTGAAAACAGTACCGGCAATGCTCACCAGATTCGGGCTTTTGTTCAATACGAAAAGTCCACGGGAAGCGCAGTAATGGACTGGAACAACACCGTTTTTGATGTTGAATATCAGCGGGAACTCAGGTGGAAAGAGCGTCATTGGTGGACCTGGGGAGCGGGTTTTCGTTTCTACCGGACGGACACAAAGGGAATTCACGGCTACCGTCTTGACCCGGAAGCAAACGAATGGGTGATACTCAATGCTTTTCTTCAGGACGAATTGGCATTAATTCCGGACAAACTCACTTTCGTGGTCGGCACCAAGGCGGAATATCATGAAAACGTCGGGATCGACCTTCAGCCAACAGGACGCCTGATGTGGAAAATAAACGATAAAAACAGGCTCTGGGCGGCAGTATCAAGAGCGATAAGGACGCCGTCCAGAGGGGAATTAACGGGGAATACACGAGTTGCCTTTCCAGGTTCGCGACAATCTCCGGAAGACATCGTCCTGTTTAAAGCTTACGGAAACGAAGATCTGGATTTTGAAGAGTTGCTTGCCTTTGAAGCGGGATACCGCTCCCAGTTCTCCGAAAGACTTACGCTCGACATGGCGGTATTCTACAATCGCTATGATAACCTTTCGGCAGTTCCGGAGCCTGAAAATTTCACATTAACCCTCGACCCTGTACCACACTTCGAAGCGACAACCCAAATAGAAAACATCATGAACGGAGAGGTTTACGGACTGGAAGTTGAAGCAAACGCCAGCCTTACGGACTGGTGGAGGCTGAAGGCTGCTTACACCTTTACAAAACTTTTTCTTCATCCGGAAGGCGAGCAAAACACCCTATTCTGGGGAGAAGACTTTGAGAAAGCGTGGCCCTCCCATATCCTATCCCTGCGCTCCCAGTGGGATTTACCGGCGAATCTGGAACTGGATCTGTGGATGCGTTACGTCAGTGACCTTCAGGCACAGGACATTCCTTCCTATTTTACGGCCGATCTGCGCCTGGCCTGGCGGCCACGACCCAATCTGGAGGTGAGTCTGGTGGGGCAAAACGTATTTGATCCGGTTCATCCCGAGTTCGGAAAATGCTTTGTTTTGCCGTCTCCGGTCGGTGAAGTAGAAAGGTCTTTTTTCTTCAGGATCAACTGGTCTTTTTGA
- a CDS encoding ArsR/SmtB family transcription factor, whose translation MNCCKETEALERLLSPEFFKALTDPNRIAIVCVLSKSQMPLTVTQIAENLPVDISVVSRHLAILRDAGILLARKKGKEVRYSINTGELIRFLRALADAFEACCPRQWPLNLPEERFDNSSKNSEDDDER comes from the coding sequence ATGAATTGCTGTAAAGAAACCGAAGCACTGGAAAGGCTTCTGTCTCCAGAATTCTTTAAAGCCCTTACCGATCCCAATCGCATAGCCATCGTATGCGTGCTCAGTAAATCACAAATGCCGCTTACGGTAACTCAAATAGCCGAAAATTTACCGGTGGACATATCCGTAGTGTCGAGGCATCTCGCAATCCTCAGGGATGCCGGTATTCTTCTTGCCAGAAAAAAGGGCAAGGAAGTTCGGTATTCGATCAATACGGGTGAATTAATACGCTTCCTGCGAGCCCTTGCAGATGCCTTTGAAGCATGTTGCCCTCGACAATGGCCTCTAAATCTTCCAGAAGAAAGGTTCGATAACAGCTCAAAAAACAGTGAGGATGACGATGAAAGATAA